One genomic window of Osmia bicornis bicornis chromosome 5, iOsmBic2.1, whole genome shotgun sequence includes the following:
- the LOC123987797 gene encoding LOW QUALITY PROTEIN: putative nuclease HARBI1 (The sequence of the model RefSeq protein was modified relative to this genomic sequence to represent the inferred CDS: inserted 2 bases in 2 codons; deleted 2 bases in 2 codons) gives MNFEDIDDIEDIADMRTLRTLRTSRMNIQKYQGDTFEDGSVDGAIDCTHISINGIQIQQQEEMYRNRKGYFSIECSAVVGPCMEFLDIVPEWPGSAHDSRIFRTSRLHMRYXDGRIDGILVGDGGYPCLPFLMTPLRNPQTEERILYNEIQIRTRQIVERTFGVWKRXFPCLSRGLQTKLVCSTTTVVACAVLHNLALIFNDTLVQEDEIEIENDTWTWKMIMALMDLLHVKHSLPVCLN, from the exons atgaaCTTCGAGGATATCGATGATATCGAGGACATTGCAGACATGAGGACATTGAGGACATTGAGGACATCCAGAATGAACATCCAGAAATATCAAGGCGATACATTCGAAGACGGGA GTGTGGATGGCGCTATTGATTGCACCCACATTAGTATTAACGGCATCCAGATTCAACAACAGGAAGAAATGTACCGGAATAGaaaaggatatttttcaattgaatgTTCA GCTGTCGTGGGTCCTTGTATGGAA TTTTTGGATATCGTACCAGAGTGGCCTGGCAGTGCTCATGATAGCAGAATTTTCCGTACATCCCGATTACACATGCGAT GTGACGGGAGAATAGATGGAATCCTTGTCGGGGATGGTGGATATCCATGTCTGCCTTTTCTTATGACACCCCTGCGGAATCCCCAGACTGAAGAAAGAA ttcTGTACAATGAAATCCAGATCAGGACCCGACAAATAGTA GAGAGAACATTCGGTGTTTGGAAGC CGTTTCCATGTCTGTCAAGGGGTTTACAAACGAAGTTAGTATGTTCCACAACAACGGTAGTTGCATGTGCTGTGTTGCACAATTTAGCCCTCATTTTCAATGACACTCTTGTTCAAgaagatgaaattgaaatcgaaaatGATACATGGACATGGAAAATGATAATGGCGTTGATGGATTTGCTACACGTGAAGCACTCATTGCCCGTATGTTTAAATTAA